A part of Catenulispora sp. GP43 genomic DNA contains:
- a CDS encoding extracellular solute-binding protein encodes MSARRGAGIAAIAVLALAASACSSSKSSGGASAAAKDPASVKGTVTWWDTSDATNEAPSYQPIIKAFEAKYPNIKVNYVNVPFADAKDKFKTAAQSGSGAPDVLRADVGWTPAFAQLGYLQPLDNTPALQDASDYMPGPYASDHYNGKIYGVPQVTDTLTLLYNKDLLTKAGITTPPKTWDELKSDSLQIKAKTGVDGTFLDAASYYLLPFIYGEGGDIIDASAKKITVNNATTLKAVGIAQDLIKSGAAVTDVTKDGYSNMQTAFKDGKVAMVVNGPWSTSDDLKGSAFSNADNLGIATVPAGSVKAGAPVGGHNLVVYAGSKNLDASYLFVAFLNDAQNQATIAAKNNVLPTRTSAYSDPQVANNKILSAFEGPLKSAVGRPPVPGASDLFTPLDTDYQAILGGQKSAQDGLNDAATQFAQILPDFSKS; translated from the coding sequence ATGTCTGCAAGGCGTGGCGCCGGGATTGCGGCGATAGCGGTACTGGCGCTTGCTGCAAGTGCTTGCAGCAGCAGCAAGTCATCGGGCGGCGCGTCGGCCGCCGCCAAGGACCCGGCCTCGGTGAAGGGCACGGTCACCTGGTGGGACACCTCCGACGCCACCAACGAGGCGCCGAGCTACCAGCCGATCATCAAGGCGTTCGAGGCCAAGTACCCGAACATCAAGGTGAACTACGTCAACGTCCCGTTCGCGGACGCCAAGGACAAGTTCAAGACCGCCGCGCAGTCCGGCAGCGGTGCCCCGGACGTGCTGCGCGCCGACGTCGGCTGGACGCCGGCCTTCGCGCAGCTGGGCTACCTGCAGCCGCTGGACAACACGCCGGCCCTCCAGGACGCCTCCGACTACATGCCGGGGCCGTACGCGTCGGACCACTACAACGGCAAGATCTACGGCGTTCCGCAGGTCACAGACACGCTGACGCTGCTGTACAACAAGGACCTGCTCACCAAGGCCGGCATCACCACCCCGCCGAAGACCTGGGACGAGCTGAAGAGCGACAGCCTGCAGATCAAGGCCAAGACCGGGGTGGACGGCACGTTCCTGGACGCCGCGTCCTACTACCTGCTGCCGTTCATCTACGGCGAGGGCGGCGACATCATCGACGCCTCGGCCAAGAAGATCACGGTCAACAACGCCACCACGCTCAAGGCTGTGGGGATCGCGCAGGACCTGATCAAGTCCGGCGCCGCGGTCACCGACGTGACCAAGGACGGCTACAGCAACATGCAGACCGCCTTCAAGGACGGCAAGGTCGCCATGGTCGTCAACGGCCCGTGGTCCACCTCCGACGACCTGAAGGGCTCGGCGTTCTCCAACGCCGACAACCTGGGCATCGCCACCGTCCCGGCCGGCTCGGTCAAGGCCGGCGCCCCGGTCGGCGGGCACAACCTGGTGGTCTACGCGGGCTCGAAGAACCTCGACGCCTCCTACCTGTTCGTGGCGTTCCTGAACGACGCGCAGAACCAGGCCACCATCGCCGCCAAGAACAACGTGCTGCCGACCCGCACCTCGGCCTACTCCGACCCGCAGGTCGCGAACAACAAGATCCTCTCGGCGTTCGAGGGCCCGCTGAAGAGCGCCGTCGGCCGCCCGCCGGTCCCCGGCGCCTCGGACCTGTTCACCCCGCTGGACACCGACTACCAGGCCATCCTCGGCGGCCAGAAGTCGGCGCAGGACGGGCTGAACGACGCCGCGACGCAGTTCGCGCAGATCCTGCCGGACTTCAGCAAGAGCTGA
- a CDS encoding DeoR/GlpR family DNA-binding transcription regulator has protein sequence MLAAQRQARILEEVQRTGGVRVNDLTRLLGVSDMTVRRDLDVLDSRGLLTKVHGGATVRRAGSTDEPAFTVKAEMEQPAKDAIARKAAALVRPGTAIGISGGSTTYTLARHLVGVPDLTVVTNSLRVADVLHAHESAQPGTNQTVILTGGMRTPSEALVGPIAVQAIRTLHLDQVFLGVYGMDAAAGYTSPNLMESETNRALVAAARNLVVVADHTKWGVVGLSAFAGLGEAAVLVTDDGLPREAREVLTEEVGELVLAERDD, from the coding sequence ATGCTGGCAGCGCAGCGGCAGGCGCGGATCCTCGAGGAGGTCCAACGGACCGGGGGCGTGCGGGTCAACGACCTGACGCGCCTGCTGGGCGTGTCGGACATGACGGTGCGCCGGGACCTGGACGTCCTGGACTCGCGCGGACTCCTGACCAAGGTGCACGGCGGCGCGACGGTGCGGCGCGCCGGCTCCACCGACGAACCGGCCTTCACGGTCAAGGCCGAGATGGAGCAGCCGGCCAAGGACGCGATCGCCCGCAAGGCCGCGGCGCTGGTGCGCCCCGGCACCGCGATCGGCATCAGCGGCGGCAGCACGACGTACACCCTGGCCCGGCACCTGGTCGGGGTCCCCGACCTGACCGTGGTCACCAACTCGCTGCGGGTCGCCGACGTGCTGCACGCCCACGAGAGCGCCCAGCCCGGCACCAACCAGACGGTGATCCTCACCGGCGGCATGCGCACGCCCTCGGAGGCCCTGGTCGGCCCGATAGCGGTCCAGGCCATCCGCACCCTGCACCTGGACCAGGTGTTCCTCGGCGTGTACGGCATGGACGCCGCGGCCGGCTACACCAGCCCGAACCTGATGGAGTCCGAGACCAACCGGGCGCTGGTCGCCGCCGCCCGCAACCTGGTGGTGGTGGCCGACCACACGAAGTGGGGCGTGGTCGGGCTGTCGGCCTTCGCAGGGCTCGGCGAGGCCGCGGTGCTGGTGACCGACGACGGGCTGCCGCGCGAGGCGCGGGAGGTGCTGACCGAGGAGGTCGGCGAGTTGGTGCTGGCGGAGCGGGACGATTGA
- a CDS encoding class I SAM-dependent methyltransferase: MRLALRGGTLLERIALRANLVPTPAAEAWGGVAASGVLVAAVRTGVVARLASAPATPEEIARDLCLAPTPTRLLLDCLVAAGHARRSRDGRVRLARRDRRWLDPESEVGVARFVNACGDYFDWWRDLDGLIETGASVEHHDRGAEDPYWRRYIMGQLDLARLSAPEVARRLALPERAASVLDVGGGHGWYSAMLCRRHPGLTATVLDLPGSARVGREVIEAAGLAHQVTFLEGDARTAEFPDGQDAVLCFNLLHHLTEAEIPVLFARAAAALKPGGTLAVLDAFADPPRPGRTRANAAATHLALFVRLTSGSTVYTAEELRTWLTAAGFDPPRRVRSARIPGLALYQACKRW; encoded by the coding sequence ATGCGACTGGCCCTGCGTGGCGGCACCCTATTGGAGCGCATCGCCCTGCGCGCCAACCTAGTCCCGACTCCCGCCGCCGAAGCATGGGGTGGTGTTGCGGCCTCTGGCGTGTTGGTGGCGGCGGTGCGCACGGGGGTCGTCGCGCGCCTGGCGAGCGCGCCGGCCACACCCGAGGAGATCGCCCGGGACCTGTGCCTGGCGCCGACGCCGACCCGGTTGCTGCTGGACTGCCTGGTCGCCGCCGGGCACGCGCGCCGGTCCCGGGACGGCCGGGTGCGCCTGGCCCGGCGCGACCGGCGCTGGCTGGACCCGGAGTCCGAGGTGGGCGTGGCGCGGTTCGTGAACGCCTGCGGCGACTACTTCGACTGGTGGCGGGACCTGGACGGATTGATAGAGACCGGCGCTTCCGTGGAGCACCACGACCGGGGAGCTGAGGACCCTTACTGGCGCCGCTACATCATGGGCCAGCTGGACCTGGCGCGGCTGTCCGCGCCCGAGGTGGCCCGGCGGCTGGCGCTGCCGGAGCGGGCCGCCAGTGTGCTGGACGTCGGCGGCGGCCACGGCTGGTACTCGGCGATGCTGTGCCGGCGGCACCCCGGTCTCACGGCGACCGTGCTGGACCTGCCCGGCAGCGCGCGGGTCGGGCGGGAGGTGATCGAGGCCGCGGGGCTGGCCCACCAGGTGACGTTCCTCGAGGGCGACGCCCGCACCGCCGAGTTCCCGGACGGCCAGGACGCGGTCCTGTGTTTCAACCTGCTGCACCACCTCACCGAGGCCGAGATCCCGGTGCTGTTCGCCCGCGCCGCCGCGGCGCTGAAGCCCGGCGGCACGCTGGCCGTCCTGGACGCCTTCGCCGACCCGCCGCGGCCCGGCCGGACCCGGGCGAACGCGGCCGCCACGCACCTGGCGCTGTTCGTCCGGCTGACCTCCGGCTCGACCGTGTACACCGCGGAGGAGCTCCGGACCTGGCTGACCGCCGCCGGTTTCGACCCGCCGCGGCGGGTGCGCTCGGCCCGGATCCCGGGTCTGGCGCTCTACCAGGCCTGTAAGCGTTGGTGA